A single region of the Borrelia hermsii DAH genome encodes:
- the proS gene encoding proline--tRNA ligase, with translation MGDFISSKEEEFSKWYLDIVQKAKLIDYSPVKGCMVIMPYGYAIWERIKSILDDKFKETGHENAYFPLLIPYEFLEREKEHVKGFSPELAVITTAGGEELAEPLVLRPTSETIIWNMYSKWIKSYRDLPVKINQWANIIRWEKRTRPFLRTTEFLWQEGHTAHETAKEALEETLFILNLYKRFVEDYLAIPVFCGQKTEREKFAGAVSTYTIEALMQDKKALQAGTSHYLGLNFAKAFDVKFQNKKGEMDYVFATSWGVSTRLIGALIMVHSDNKGLILPPKIAPIEIIIVPIFKRDGDANQKILEYSIIIFNLLKEAKFRVELDRDVKNSPGFRFAAAELKGIPIRIEIGSNDIFMNCVTVARRDKDKNSKYQVSVEELSSKIRHELDIMQCELFNRALEFRNLHTKEIIGFKENDYDIFKTCINEHLGFVLSSWCGSEVCEESIKNDTKATIRCIPEDFQNRPLNGLTCIYCNAAAKHLVLFARSY, from the coding sequence ATGGGTGATTTTATTTCTTCAAAGGAAGAAGAGTTTTCTAAGTGGTATTTAGATATAGTGCAAAAGGCAAAACTTATTGATTACAGTCCTGTTAAAGGTTGTATGGTTATTATGCCTTATGGATATGCTATTTGGGAGAGAATTAAGAGCATACTTGATGATAAGTTTAAAGAGACAGGACATGAGAATGCATATTTCCCATTGCTTATTCCTTATGAATTTCTGGAGAGAGAAAAAGAACATGTTAAGGGATTTTCACCTGAACTTGCTGTTATAACAACTGCGGGTGGTGAAGAATTAGCAGAACCTTTGGTTTTAAGGCCTACTTCTGAGACAATTATTTGGAATATGTATAGCAAATGGATAAAATCTTATAGGGATTTGCCTGTTAAAATAAATCAATGGGCAAATATTATTCGTTGGGAGAAAAGAACAAGACCATTTCTTCGTACTACTGAGTTTTTATGGCAAGAAGGGCATACTGCCCATGAGACTGCTAAGGAAGCTTTAGAGGAGACTTTATTTATTTTAAACCTTTATAAAAGGTTTGTTGAGGATTACTTAGCTATTCCTGTATTTTGTGGGCAGAAGACAGAAAGGGAAAAATTTGCAGGTGCTGTTTCTACTTACACAATTGAAGCATTAATGCAAGATAAGAAAGCTTTACAAGCAGGTACATCTCATTATTTGGGATTGAATTTTGCCAAGGCTTTTGATGTTAAGTTCCAGAATAAGAAAGGTGAGATGGATTATGTTTTTGCTACTAGTTGGGGAGTTTCAACTAGGTTAATTGGAGCATTAATTATGGTTCATTCTGATAACAAGGGTTTAATATTGCCACCAAAAATAGCACCAATTGAAATTATTATTGTTCCTATTTTTAAAAGAGATGGTGATGCTAATCAAAAGATTCTTGAATATTCGATTATTATTTTTAATCTTTTAAAAGAAGCAAAGTTTAGAGTTGAGCTTGATAGAGATGTCAAAAATTCGCCAGGCTTTAGATTTGCTGCTGCGGAACTTAAAGGAATTCCAATACGAATAGAGATAGGTTCTAATGATATTTTTATGAACTGCGTCACTGTTGCAAGAAGGGATAAAGATAAAAACTCTAAGTATCAAGTATCAGTTGAAGAGTTGTCATCTAAAATACGCCATGAGCTTGATATTATGCAATGTGAATTATTTAATAGGGCATTAGAGTTTAGAAATTTGCATACAAAAGAAATTATTGGATTTAAAGAGAATGACTATGATATTTTTAAGACTTGTATCAATGAACATTTAGGATTTGTACTCTCTTCATGGTGTGGGAGTGAAGTTTGTGAAGAGAGCATTAAAAATGATACAAAAGCTACAATACGGTGCATTCCTGAGGATTTTCAAAATAGGCCTTTAAATGGTTTGACTTGTATTTATTGCAATGCAGCAGCCAAGCATCTTGTCTTATTCGCAAGATCTTACTAA
- a CDS encoding DUF3996 domain-containing protein: MKTLLKLIMIFLTSLSVATTLDPTALNRILNKQQAQQSTFGIGFGIGNPIVNIIINFPYVEINLGYGGFNGLHPNNFIPYIIFGTDALFKEEIYENTMIAGGIGIGVDLSQIKSNEQDASNIAGKNNTTKQEEFSITSSNNRLGIVLRLPIILEYSFFKKIVIGFKAVTTIGGTMIFNPTSTEGIRFAFFGFGFIKIYM; the protein is encoded by the coding sequence ATGAAAACATTATTAAAACTGATTATGATTTTTTTAACAAGTTTATCTGTTGCAACAACACTTGATCCAACGGCTCTTAATAGAATATTAAACAAGCAACAAGCACAACAAAGCACATTCGGAATAGGATTTGGAATTGGCAATCCCATAGTCAATATCATTATTAATTTCCCATATGTAGAAATAAACCTTGGATATGGGGGCTTTAATGGATTACATCCTAACAATTTCATACCTTATATTATTTTCGGAACTGATGCCCTATTTAAAGAAGAAATTTATGAAAATACAATGATCGCCGGTGGAATTGGTATAGGAGTTGACTTATCTCAAATAAAATCAAATGAGCAAGATGCTTCAAATATAGCCGGAAAAAATAATACAACCAAACAAGAGGAATTTTCAATAACCTCATCTAACAATAGATTGGGCATTGTGCTTAGGCTTCCTATTATATTGGAATACAGTTTCTTTAAAAAGATTGTAATAGGCTTTAAGGCTGTAACAACAATTGGCGGAACAATGATATTCAACCCCACATCAACGGAAGGAATCAGATTCGCATTTTTTGGTTTTGGATTCATAAAAATATACATGTAA
- a CDS encoding DUF3996 domain-containing protein codes for MEKNAQKIFILLLIFGLYHFAFSQSNETYSIKCQQEDDGIICTTNDKPIPPKPQPAPPKPQPQPQPAPPKPQPQPAPPKPQPQPTPPKSQPNITTNPHAMKIKKHPYSFAAGTGIGNPLINLLISVPYVDIDLGYGSFLYFNSTNFKPYNLIAIDLIFRQQIGKSFIVGGGFGVGADWSQANLTSPGSKQPAPYDRIAIATRLPLSIEYKIIKNLSLGFKIYPTLGPTIFLTKPKIVFEGMRFKFFSIGFIKVLI; via the coding sequence ATGGAAAAAAACGCTCAAAAAATATTTATATTATTATTAATATTTGGCTTATACCATTTTGCATTCTCTCAATCTAATGAAACTTATTCCATTAAATGCCAACAAGAAGATGATGGGATCATCTGCACCACAAATGATAAACCTATCCCTCCAAAGCCTCAACCAGCCCCTCCAAAACCTCAACCTCAACCTCAACCAGCCCCTCCAAAACCTCAACCTCAACCAGCCCCTCCAAAACCTCAACCTCAACCCACTCCTCCAAAATCCCAACCAAACATTACCACAAATCCCCACGCAATGAAAATCAAAAAACATCCTTATTCATTTGCAGCAGGAACAGGAATTGGAAATCCTCTTATCAATCTTTTAATCTCGGTTCCATATGTAGACATAGATCTTGGATATGGTAGTTTCTTATACTTCAACTCTACAAATTTTAAACCTTACAATTTAATTGCCATTGATCTAATTTTCAGACAACAAATAGGAAAATCTTTCATAGTTGGAGGGGGCTTTGGAGTTGGGGCAGACTGGTCCCAAGCAAATCTAACTTCCCCTGGAAGTAAACAACCTGCTCCTTATGACAGAATAGCAATAGCAACCAGATTACCTTTATCAATAGAATATAAAATTATAAAAAATTTATCATTAGGATTTAAAATTTATCCTACACTAGGTCCAACAATATTTCTCACAAAACCAAAAATAGTGTTTGAAGGAATGAGATTTAAATTTTTCTCAATTGGGTTCATCAAAGTTTTAATATAA
- the manA gene encoding mannose-6-phosphate isomerase, class I: MSVDNIFLMRNEIKKYDWGGISFIPSLLGQREDGLPKAEMWLGAHKTFSSKIVVDGQYIPLCDFLESHKDLLGCESELSFLFKVLSAQRPLSIQIHPSKNIALKGFKLENDRGIDINDFKRIYKDENPKIELVYALSDFYALKGFLPFLEIESIYKKLKLDFHFTTHKEFIKTIFSLQKFAIEDAINKVKENLGSIDDFRAYWFNEIYKIYGADIGLLVFLGMHIFKLNPGEVIYTESQEVHAYLKGECLELMTNSDNVIRAGLTTKYIDKDEMLKVGKFEEGMFSLLRGENINDFNVFKLPGTNLSLFQRDINGRICFKRDGVMILLVLNGAIQINNKFCLKRGESVFIGNCGKELLICGNGVIFIALSL; the protein is encoded by the coding sequence ATGAGCGTTGATAATATATTTTTGATGAGAAATGAAATTAAGAAATATGATTGGGGTGGAATTAGTTTCATCCCCTCTCTTTTGGGACAAAGGGAAGATGGGTTGCCTAAAGCTGAGATGTGGCTTGGAGCACATAAGACATTTTCTAGTAAGATAGTAGTTGATGGTCAGTACATTCCTCTTTGTGATTTTTTAGAAAGTCATAAAGATCTTTTGGGATGTGAGAGTGAATTATCATTTTTATTTAAGGTGCTCTCAGCTCAAAGGCCTTTATCAATTCAAATACATCCTTCAAAAAATATTGCTTTAAAGGGCTTTAAACTTGAGAATGATAGGGGAATAGATATTAATGATTTTAAAAGAATTTATAAGGATGAAAATCCAAAGATAGAACTTGTTTATGCATTAAGTGATTTTTATGCTCTTAAGGGATTTTTACCTTTCCTTGAAATTGAGAGTATATATAAAAAATTGAAATTAGATTTTCATTTTACAACACATAAAGAATTTATAAAAACTATATTTAGTTTGCAAAAGTTTGCCATTGAGGATGCTATTAATAAAGTGAAAGAAAATTTAGGCTCCATAGATGATTTTAGAGCTTATTGGTTTAATGAGATTTATAAGATTTATGGGGCAGATATTGGTCTTTTGGTATTTTTAGGAATGCATATTTTTAAATTAAATCCAGGTGAGGTGATTTATACAGAGAGTCAAGAAGTTCATGCTTATCTTAAGGGCGAGTGTCTTGAACTTATGACTAATTCTGACAATGTGATTAGGGCAGGTCTTACTACTAAGTATATTGACAAGGATGAAATGCTTAAGGTTGGTAAGTTTGAAGAGGGAATGTTTTCATTATTAAGGGGTGAGAATATTAATGATTTTAATGTATTTAAGCTGCCGGGTACTAATTTAAGTTTATTTCAAAGAGATATAAATGGAAGGATTTGCTTTAAAAGAGATGGTGTAATGATACTATTAGTCTTGAATGGGGCAATTCAGATTAATAATAAATTTTGCCTTAAGAGGGGAGAAAGCGTATTTATAGGGAATTGTGGTAAAGAATTATTAATTTGTGGAAATGGAGTAATTTTTATTGCACTATCTTTATAG
- a CDS encoding fructose-specific PTS transporter subunit EIIC, protein MFLNYLKKELIFVSNEISSKAEAINFLVDQVSKRGYTHDRARFLQGLLDRENIGDTSWENGVAIPHFIGDVVSSSFISLLYIKGDGIKWSDDNPPVNLIFLICMSKSQQGGAHIKSIAFIAKLFENDDFKNMLKVINSPDEIYSYIENVDKTFTDDTSNASKLEKVVAVCACPVGVAHTYIAAKKLEVEVKRQGYNIKVETQGSIGIDNPLTETDIKDADVVILAVDKDIDEERFDGKRVYKVSTAKTINNVGNVIKEAFSAPVLHYKNIHTLKDKSGKGKSGFYKYLMSGVSPMVPIVASGGILIALGISFAGIGSDGPNFDEYPFYKTITDIGAVAFGMMLPVLSGFIAMAIADKPGLAPGLVGGVLARDVKAGFLGAILVGFMAGFVARWIARRKIPEWLRPVMPIFVIPLISTVIIGLFMIYGGIYIGQFMELLENGLKSLQNNSETYGIVGKLFLGLILGAMVAIDMGGPFNKVAFLFGVGMIPQVPQIMGMVASAIPVPPMAMGLATLLMPKLFEEEERESGKISFLISFIGISEGAIPFAASDPARVLPSIVLGGAVASIIAAFLGVADHAPHGGPIVLPVVDNKLGFIIAIAVGVAVATSLVIFLKSLKVKASK, encoded by the coding sequence ATGTTTTTAAATTATTTAAAGAAGGAACTTATTTTTGTATCTAATGAAATAAGTTCCAAGGCTGAGGCAATTAATTTTTTAGTTGATCAAGTAAGTAAAAGAGGTTATACACATGATAGAGCTAGATTTCTTCAGGGCTTACTTGATAGAGAAAATATTGGTGATACATCTTGGGAAAATGGAGTTGCTATTCCGCATTTTATAGGAGATGTTGTAAGTTCAAGTTTTATTTCATTGCTTTATATAAAAGGTGATGGCATAAAATGGTCTGATGATAATCCTCCTGTTAATTTAATATTTTTAATTTGTATGTCAAAAAGCCAGCAAGGTGGTGCCCATATTAAGTCAATAGCTTTCATAGCCAAATTATTCGAAAATGATGATTTTAAAAATATGTTAAAGGTTATAAATAGTCCTGATGAAATTTATTCTTATATAGAAAATGTCGATAAAACTTTTACAGATGATACTTCAAATGCTTCTAAGTTAGAAAAAGTAGTTGCTGTGTGTGCTTGTCCTGTGGGAGTTGCTCATACATATATTGCTGCTAAGAAGCTTGAAGTTGAGGTTAAAAGACAAGGATACAACATTAAAGTTGAGACTCAGGGTTCTATTGGCATTGATAATCCTTTAACAGAGACGGATATTAAAGATGCTGATGTTGTAATACTTGCGGTGGACAAGGATATTGATGAAGAGAGATTTGATGGAAAGAGAGTTTATAAGGTTTCAACTGCAAAGACTATCAATAATGTAGGAAATGTTATTAAAGAAGCCTTTAGTGCGCCAGTATTACATTACAAAAATATTCATACTCTTAAAGATAAGTCTGGTAAGGGTAAGTCTGGTTTTTATAAGTATTTAATGAGCGGTGTTTCTCCTATGGTTCCAATTGTAGCAAGTGGTGGTATTTTAATAGCTCTTGGAATATCCTTTGCAGGAATTGGTTCTGATGGTCCAAATTTTGATGAGTATCCTTTTTATAAGACAATCACAGATATTGGTGCTGTGGCTTTTGGTATGATGTTGCCAGTGCTTTCAGGGTTTATTGCTATGGCAATTGCCGATAAGCCGGGTCTTGCACCAGGTCTTGTGGGGGGTGTTCTTGCCAGAGATGTTAAGGCAGGATTTTTAGGGGCAATACTTGTAGGATTTATGGCGGGTTTTGTTGCTAGATGGATAGCAAGAAGAAAGATTCCTGAATGGCTTAGACCCGTGATGCCTATATTTGTAATTCCGTTAATCAGTACTGTTATTATTGGGCTTTTCATGATTTATGGGGGTATTTATATCGGCCAATTTATGGAATTGCTTGAGAATGGTCTTAAATCGCTCCAGAATAATTCAGAAACTTATGGTATTGTAGGGAAGTTATTTCTTGGATTAATACTTGGTGCTATGGTCGCAATTGATATGGGAGGGCCTTTTAATAAAGTTGCATTCCTTTTTGGTGTTGGTATGATTCCTCAAGTTCCACAAATAATGGGTATGGTCGCATCAGCTATTCCTGTTCCCCCTATGGCTATGGGACTTGCTACTCTGCTTATGCCTAAATTATTTGAAGAGGAAGAGAGAGAGTCTGGAAAAATATCGTTCTTAATTTCTTTTATTGGTATTAGCGAAGGTGCTATTCCTTTTGCTGCTAGTGATCCTGCAAGAGTATTGCCTTCAATAGTGCTTGGAGGTGCTGTTGCAAGTATTATTGCGGCATTTTTAGGCGTTGCAGACCATGCTCCGCATGGAGGACCAATAGTTCTTCCTGTGGTTGATAACAAATTGGGATTTATTATTGCAATAGCTGTTGGAGTTGCTGTTGCAACAAGTTTGGTTATCTTTTTAAAATCTTTAAAAGTCAAGGCATCTAAATGA